In one window of Gossypium arboreum isolate Shixiya-1 chromosome 4, ASM2569848v2, whole genome shotgun sequence DNA:
- the LOC108459510 gene encoding uncharacterized protein LOC108459510, with product MRIQKHFKNPMKKSERKSSTIRSRARKMARKQVVCSSKRRRICSKSCSKSKEVISEKLAALKSLIPGNNVRNGSNGIVKVEQLFQETADYIIVLKTQAFLLQKLIEFYDHGDEGSNNEMQHQIVQQHQS from the coding sequence atgaggaTCCAAAAACATTTCAAAAACCCAATGAAGAAATCGGAaagaaaatcatcaacaattaGAAGTAGAGCAAGAAAAATGGCGAGGAAACAAGTTGTGTGCAGCAGTAAGAGAAGAAGGATTTGCAGCAAGTCCTGTTCTAAGTCGAAGGAGGTAATTTCCGAGAAGCTCGCAGCTTTGAAGAGTTTAATTCCTGGTAATAATGTCAGAAACGGAAGTAATGGGATAGTTAAAGTAGAACAGCTGTTCCAAGAAACTGCAGACTACATCATTGTGTTGAAGACCCAAGCTTTTCTTTTGCAAAAGCTTATTGAGTTTTATGATCATGGTGATGAAGGGTCTAATAATGAAATGCAGCACCAAATTGTTCAACAACATCAGTCATAG